In one Verrucomicrobiota bacterium JB022 genomic region, the following are encoded:
- a CDS encoding HDOD domain-containing protein, which yields MSIFQNLLRNTGLIKDRPVSKSSTSKEAPASQPASRIDFSQERPELDPKEGLRQITSRYNRNVGDCLPVGRSQVLERVRVLESLPSLASLTRTLQENLSDKGADLERVTSVIEKDTALTSRILRLANSAYFTQGEQLTSVFEAVARLGMTQIRNMVTTHRVLQDAQHLAPNFNWRVLWMHNVAVSMASEDLCDILGLETPPFLAAGGLVHDLGKVILSDLYPDHYLRVLTRAYETARPLVIEERSLFSTDHEEVGAVFARESGFPENLTAIIAFHRAPENGGDYAVQASVVQLANYFVKVFGLGFSGDRTFAVDHYSQLSGWKVIREQSHASNLRYIEQMDSLLKVSLDTSRSKIQRALRTWFQ from the coding sequence ATGTCGATTTTCCAAAATCTCCTGCGCAATACGGGCCTGATCAAGGACCGACCGGTTTCCAAATCTTCGACCTCGAAGGAGGCCCCCGCGTCGCAACCCGCCAGTCGCATCGATTTTAGCCAGGAGAGGCCGGAACTCGACCCCAAGGAGGGCCTGCGGCAAATCACCTCGCGCTACAACCGCAACGTGGGCGATTGCCTGCCGGTGGGGCGCAGTCAGGTGTTGGAGAGGGTGCGCGTGCTGGAGAGCCTGCCTTCGCTCGCCTCACTTACCCGCACCCTGCAGGAAAACCTCTCCGACAAAGGCGCGGATCTGGAGCGGGTGACGAGCGTGATCGAAAAAGACACCGCCCTTACCAGTCGCATCCTCCGCCTGGCCAATAGCGCCTACTTTACGCAGGGCGAGCAGCTCACCTCCGTCTTTGAGGCCGTCGCCCGCCTCGGGATGACGCAGATCCGCAACATGGTGACGACCCACCGTGTGTTGCAGGACGCCCAGCACCTCGCCCCTAACTTCAACTGGCGCGTGCTCTGGATGCACAACGTGGCCGTCAGCATGGCCTCCGAGGACTTGTGCGACATTCTGGGCCTGGAGACGCCGCCCTTCCTCGCCGCTGGCGGCCTCGTGCACGACCTGGGCAAGGTTATCCTTTCCGATCTCTACCCCGACCACTACCTGCGGGTGCTCACACGCGCCTACGAGACGGCGCGCCCGCTGGTGATCGAAGAGCGCTCGCTTTTCAGCACCGACCACGAGGAAGTGGGCGCGGTCTTTGCCCGCGAGAGTGGCTTCCCGGAGAATTTGACGGCCATCATCGCCTTCCACCGTGCCCCGGAAAACGGCGGCGACTACGCGGTGCAGGCCTCGGTGGTGCAGCTCGCGAATTACTTTGTGAAGGTCTTCGGCCTCGGCTTCAGCGGCGACCGTACCTTCGCGGTCGATCACTACTCGCAGCTCAGCGGCTGGAAGGTGATCCGCGAGCAGTCGCATGCCTCCAACCTCCGCTACATCGAGCAGATGGACTCGCTGCTCAAGGTGAGCCTCGACACCTCCCGCTCCAAAATCCAGCGCGCGCTGCGCACCTGGTTCCAGTAG
- a CDS encoding SDR family NAD(P)-dependent oxidoreductase, whose product MAERRIVITGATKGIGRALAEGFIAAGHTVYGCGRNAEAVAELQAAHGAPHQWARVDVADPAAVAAWTEGVLAEGGPPDLLINNAAVILRKQPLWEISEEELAQLFEVNVLGVTRVMRAFLPAMIALASGIVINLSSGSGRMGIAEMAPYCASKWAIEGLSKAVAQEVPAGMAVIPLSPGTVNTEMLRTIWGRAAEDRPTPADWVATAVPYILSLSAEDNGQSLTVPA is encoded by the coding sequence ATGGCGGAACGTAGAATCGTGATCACCGGCGCGACGAAGGGCATCGGCCGTGCGCTGGCGGAGGGCTTCATCGCCGCAGGGCACACCGTCTACGGCTGCGGGCGCAACGCCGAGGCCGTGGCCGAGCTGCAAGCTGCCCACGGCGCGCCCCACCAATGGGCCCGCGTCGATGTGGCCGACCCGGCAGCGGTTGCGGCCTGGACAGAGGGTGTGCTGGCCGAGGGCGGGCCGCCCGACCTGTTGATCAACAACGCTGCGGTGATCCTGCGCAAGCAACCGCTCTGGGAGATCTCGGAAGAAGAGCTGGCGCAACTGTTCGAGGTCAACGTGCTGGGCGTAACGCGCGTGATGCGAGCCTTCCTGCCAGCGATGATCGCCCTCGCCAGCGGCATCGTGATCAACCTCAGCTCGGGCTCCGGCCGCATGGGCATTGCGGAGATGGCCCCGTATTGCGCGAGCAAATGGGCGATCGAGGGCTTGAGCAAAGCCGTGGCGCAGGAGGTGCCTGCCGGCATGGCAGTAATCCCGCTGAGCCCGGGCACGGTCAATACCGAGATGCTGCGCACGATCTGGGGCCGCGCGGCCGAAGACCGCCCCACCCCGGCCGATTGGGTCGCGACGGCCGTGCCCTACATCCTCAGTCTCTCCGCCGAAGACAACGGCCAGAGCCTGACGGTACCGGCATGA
- a CDS encoding inositol monophosphatase family protein, whose translation MDLVNNLSIAEEVARKAGRLLQEGRAQLNRVKVEEGHDVKLAADMAAEELIRKELGGTGFPIIGEEQGGDGDLVDGDAFYWIVDPLDGTHNYQRGLPLYCVSIALMQGLQPVIGVIYDVEHDEMFTGGPELPLLRNGEPVEPQWAESRKKASMSTGFPSVYDHGTESVQAFIAHVGGYKKVRMIGTAAIAVAWVACGHFDVYYEPCVRLWDVAAGLALVEAAGGVTIIRRSDTSHFLAFDVWAAGRDDLLPDGVSL comes from the coding sequence ATGGACCTCGTCAATAACTTGTCGATCGCGGAAGAAGTGGCGCGCAAGGCCGGTCGCCTGTTGCAGGAAGGGCGGGCGCAGCTCAACCGCGTGAAGGTGGAAGAAGGCCACGACGTAAAACTGGCCGCCGACATGGCTGCCGAAGAGCTGATCCGCAAGGAGCTGGGCGGCACGGGCTTCCCCATTATCGGCGAGGAGCAGGGCGGTGACGGCGACCTCGTGGACGGCGATGCCTTTTACTGGATCGTCGACCCGCTCGACGGCACCCACAATTACCAGCGCGGCCTGCCGCTCTATTGCGTGAGCATCGCCCTGATGCAGGGCCTGCAGCCCGTGATCGGCGTGATCTACGACGTGGAGCACGACGAGATGTTTACCGGCGGGCCGGAGCTGCCGCTGCTGCGCAACGGCGAGCCGGTGGAGCCCCAGTGGGCGGAGTCGCGCAAAAAGGCCTCCATGTCGACCGGCTTCCCCAGCGTCTACGACCACGGCACGGAGTCGGTCCAGGCCTTTATCGCTCATGTGGGCGGCTACAAGAAGGTGCGCATGATCGGCACCGCCGCCATCGCGGTGGCGTGGGTGGCGTGCGGCCATTTCGACGTCTATTACGAGCCCTGCGTGCGCTTGTGGGACGTGGCAGCGGGCTTGGCCCTGGTCGAGGCCGCTGGCGGCGTCACCATCATCCGCCGGAGCGACACCAGCCACTTCCTCGCCTTCGACGTGTGGGCTGCCGGTCGCGACGATCTTTTGCCCGACGGCGTGAGCCTTTAG
- a CDS encoding DUF4328 domain-containing protein, whose product MIYLIRQDGQQEGPYPDEAVQGMYQRGQLPAGTLYWKQGMADWAPVHDLFDAPPPLPEDRPPPVPDLPEPEPNPIYERSPEPQWRARRSVGPRRWVRDVPDMAKATLITLSIMFGLGLVIAGFNFVAWLQLSAARDLELAQGLQSVGLFFDLFRTVCFLVSLTCFLFWFYRSQVNLRAWGADDLSGSPTSTVLWFFVPFANLFFIYKHVCELWRASGAPLDWRDQPLSRIVPYWWMLWVSAYFVGAMSAQFITKVDPSVDDHLMFYLLAALAELIRVGAAWFAIQLVKGITARQQALVEAE is encoded by the coding sequence ATGATTTATCTGATTCGCCAAGACGGGCAGCAGGAAGGCCCCTACCCAGACGAGGCCGTGCAGGGTATGTACCAGCGCGGCCAGCTGCCGGCCGGTACGCTCTACTGGAAGCAGGGCATGGCCGATTGGGCCCCCGTGCACGATCTCTTCGACGCACCTCCGCCGCTGCCCGAAGATCGTCCTCCGCCCGTGCCGGACTTGCCGGAGCCGGAGCCAAACCCCATCTACGAGCGCTCGCCGGAGCCGCAATGGCGCGCGCGCCGATCTGTCGGCCCTCGCCGCTGGGTGCGCGATGTGCCCGACATGGCCAAGGCGACCTTGATCACCCTTTCGATCATGTTCGGGCTGGGCCTGGTCATCGCAGGGTTCAACTTCGTGGCGTGGCTGCAGCTTAGCGCCGCGCGCGATCTGGAGCTGGCGCAGGGGCTGCAAAGCGTCGGGCTGTTCTTCGACCTGTTTCGCACCGTCTGCTTCCTCGTGTCGCTGACGTGCTTCCTCTTCTGGTTTTACCGCTCGCAGGTCAACCTGCGGGCCTGGGGGGCAGACGACTTGAGCGGCAGCCCGACGAGCACCGTGCTGTGGTTCTTCGTGCCCTTCGCCAACCTCTTCTTTATCTACAAGCACGTCTGCGAGCTGTGGAGGGCAAGCGGCGCGCCGCTGGACTGGCGCGACCAGCCGCTGAGCCGGATCGTGCCGTATTGGTGGATGCTGTGGGTGAGCGCCTATTTCGTCGGCGCCATGTCGGCCCAATTCATTACCAAGGTGGATCCATCGGTCGACGACCACCTGATGTTCTACCTCCTGGCGGCGCTTGCGGAACTGATCCGGGTCGGAGCCGCCTGGTTTGCCATCCAGCTCGTGAAGGGCATCACCGCCCGGCAACAGGCACTGGTGGAAGCGGAGTAA
- a CDS encoding FAD-dependent oxidoreductase: MAASTDTTAPTPDRHYDAIIIGCGMAGLAAGIRLAMYDRRVLIVERHNAPGGLNSFYALDGRKYDVGLHAVTNYVPPGRKGTPLAKLCRQLRIPRDAFELREQVGSRIAFPGHDLRFTNDFAVLEAEVARAFPAEIDRFRALRQAVLEHNEFDYGAKAGSSREVLAQHGLSPLLVDMLLCPLCYYGSARENDMDWDQFVIMWKALFEEGFARPFDGVRVIIRALLQRFREVGGQRKMKCGVRQLHSDGQRVTGVELDDGTTLTADLVISTAGLVETQRLCDDRPADAGQDNIGPLSYCETITVLDRQPRELGWDETIIFFNDSERFRYEAPADEVDPRSGVICLPNNYRYDDGQELPEGLLRVTALANYSRWTSLEEAAYRARKQHWYAELQKSALRFLPPLPAGVDLAAHTLATDMFTPRTVTKFTGHLGGAIYGAPHKQKDGRTHLDNLVLAGTDQGFLGIIGSMLSGISMANLHGLQE; encoded by the coding sequence TTGGCCGCCTCGACCGACACCACCGCCCCCACCCCCGACCGCCACTACGACGCCATCATCATTGGCTGCGGCATGGCCGGCCTCGCCGCCGGCATCCGCCTCGCGATGTATGACCGCCGGGTGTTGATCGTCGAGCGCCACAACGCCCCGGGCGGCCTGAACAGCTTTTACGCGCTCGATGGGCGCAAATACGACGTAGGCCTGCACGCGGTCACGAATTACGTGCCGCCGGGCCGCAAGGGCACACCGCTGGCCAAGCTCTGCCGCCAGCTCCGCATCCCGCGCGATGCCTTTGAGCTGCGCGAACAAGTGGGCAGCCGCATCGCCTTCCCCGGCCACGACCTCCGCTTCACCAACGACTTTGCCGTGCTCGAGGCCGAAGTGGCCCGCGCCTTCCCCGCCGAGATCGACCGCTTCCGCGCCCTCCGCCAGGCGGTGCTGGAGCACAACGAGTTCGACTACGGGGCCAAGGCCGGTTCCTCGCGCGAGGTGCTGGCCCAGCATGGCCTCAGCCCGCTGTTGGTCGACATGCTGCTCTGCCCCCTGTGCTACTACGGCAGCGCCCGCGAAAACGATATGGACTGGGATCAGTTCGTCATCATGTGGAAGGCGCTCTTCGAGGAGGGCTTCGCGCGGCCCTTCGACGGCGTGCGCGTGATCATCCGGGCCCTCTTGCAACGCTTCCGCGAGGTGGGCGGGCAACGCAAGATGAAGTGCGGCGTGCGGCAGCTCCATAGCGACGGCCAGCGCGTGACGGGCGTCGAGCTGGACGATGGCACAACCCTCACGGCCGATCTCGTCATTTCCACCGCCGGTTTGGTCGAGACCCAGCGCCTCTGCGACGACCGACCCGCCGACGCGGGCCAGGACAACATCGGGCCCCTCAGCTATTGCGAAACCATTACCGTGCTCGACCGTCAGCCGCGTGAGCTGGGCTGGGACGAAACGATCATCTTTTTCAACGACAGCGAGCGCTTCCGCTACGAGGCCCCGGCGGACGAAGTCGACCCGCGCAGCGGCGTCATCTGCCTGCCCAACAACTACCGCTACGATGATGGCCAGGAGCTGCCCGAAGGCCTCCTGCGCGTCACCGCGCTGGCGAATTACAGCCGCTGGACCAGCCTGGAAGAGGCGGCCTACCGCGCCCGCAAGCAGCACTGGTATGCGGAGCTGCAAAAGAGTGCCTTACGCTTCCTCCCGCCCCTGCCTGCCGGCGTCGATCTGGCGGCCCACACGCTCGCGACCGATATGTTTACCCCGCGCACGGTGACGAAGTTTACCGGCCACCTCGGCGGCGCCATCTACGGTGCGCCCCACAAGCAAAAGGACGGCCGCACCCACCTCGACAACCTCGTGCTGGCCGGCACCGACCAAGGCTTCCTCGGCATCATCGGCTCCATGCTCAGCGGCATCTCCATGGCCAACCTCCACGGCCTGCAAGAGTAG
- a CDS encoding phosphopantetheine-binding protein, whose product MTKEECKQVVLDIIAEIAPDEDLSEVKPDVRLRDQLDLDSMDFLDIVMELRKQHGIEVPEEDYPQLASLDSCAEYLTPKFNAKEAAGA is encoded by the coding sequence ATGACCAAAGAAGAGTGCAAACAGGTGGTCCTCGACATCATCGCCGAAATTGCCCCCGATGAGGACCTGAGCGAGGTGAAGCCCGATGTGCGCTTGCGCGACCAGCTCGACCTCGACTCCATGGACTTTCTCGACATCGTGATGGAGCTGCGCAAGCAGCACGGCATCGAAGTCCCGGAAGAAGACTACCCCCAACTGGCTTCCCTGGACAGCTGCGCGGAGTATCTGACGCCCAAGTTCAACGCCAAGGAAGCCGCTGGCGCCTAA
- a CDS encoding GAF domain-containing protein codes for MKTDPLHDADRLSEIARLDIFAPEVRTMLQAYTEEAALRLGLPLGLVTVVFNEVQYFAASHGLPDGWMKEVQGTPVEWSFCRFAVEGNCSLVIEDATRDRRTQNNPLVAIDHVRCYAGAPLRTSAGHTLGTLCVAGVDVHEFQQDDIEVLQSLAREVVEKLEARAASEA; via the coding sequence ATGAAAACTGACCCTTTGCACGACGCCGACCGCCTGAGCGAGATCGCCCGCCTCGATATTTTTGCCCCCGAGGTGCGCACGATGTTGCAGGCCTATACCGAAGAGGCCGCCCTGCGGCTGGGCCTGCCCTTGGGCCTCGTGACGGTGGTGTTCAACGAGGTGCAGTATTTTGCCGCCAGCCACGGGCTCCCCGACGGCTGGATGAAGGAAGTGCAAGGCACGCCCGTCGAGTGGTCGTTCTGTCGCTTTGCCGTCGAAGGCAATTGCTCTCTCGTGATCGAAGACGCGACTCGCGACCGGCGCACGCAGAACAACCCGCTGGTGGCGATCGACCACGTGCGGTGTTACGCGGGCGCTCCTCTACGCACTAGCGCCGGCCACACGCTCGGCACCCTCTGCGTGGCCGGGGTCGACGTGCACGAATTCCAGCAGGATGATATCGAGGTCTTGCAAAGCCTGGCCCGCGAAGTCGTGGAAAAGCTCGAAGCCCGCGCCGCTAGCGAGGCCTAG
- a CDS encoding DUF433 domain-containing protein — MNYRGRITIEPEKCGGRPCIRGMRITVYDILSYLASGMSTDEILSDFPYLEKDDILACLEYAADRERTQLLASA, encoded by the coding sequence ATGAATTATCGGGGACGGATTACCATTGAGCCTGAAAAGTGTGGCGGGCGCCCCTGTATTCGCGGCATGCGAATTACCGTTTACGATATTCTCAGCTATCTGGCCTCTGGCATGTCAACTGATGAAATTCTGTCTGACTTCCCTTATCTGGAAAAGGATGACATTCTAGCCTGCCTTGAATATGCGGCGGACCGTGAACGCACGCAGTTGCTAGCATCGGCATGA